One window from the genome of Hydra vulgaris chromosome 02, alternate assembly HydraT2T_AEP encodes:
- the LOC136076654 gene encoding uncharacterized protein LOC136076654 gives MEPNQEDKISFFKEVQPFSENLFSREKLLREIRHFLHGANKSTLILYGMSGVGKTQIARKYCEIYHNFYKNFVWIDAAFGMLQTSMINQCQILGFDVHDSKGGYLNIKVIVEKIHNHYKNEKTLYIFDNVDAESVKNLTMYISRKPDSFTLITSQWRAWSNNVNKMLVDVFTSEEAFAYVKNNIKENADENIRNLIKELGYHPFAITQAIKYINIHRISIEKYVDRYRSKPEILDNNFPTEEEPKSAIKAINLVLIKLEKSKPFPFKILHCLSHCDYQNISKQFIIQISKQMEINEEYVIDEAVGLLMSYSLLNFDDKKYSMHELTQLTCRCFQNRNSTTNRYLSLIENLFIFDLNEVKDHADYGNYFVFHFICMFRTNEIKISKTFYNMTTSIKKLLVSKGLFEEAIEILKSIQSFNTETYGKNNKFTLDTKHNIALCLYDMGKYNEALEIYYSVDKIRTEILGINHPHTMSTKNNIAICLYDMGKYNEALEIYYYVDKIKTEILGINHPNTMSTKHNIAICLYAMGKYNEALEIYYSVDKIETEILGINHPNTMSTKHNIALCLNDMGKYNEALEIYYSVDKIETEILGINHPDTMSTKHNIAICLYAMGKYNEALEIYYSVDKIRTEILGINHPHTMSTKHNIASCLDAMGKYNEALEIYYYVDKIKTEILGINHPDTMLTKNNIANCLNAMGKYNEALEIHYSVDKIRTEILGINHPNTMRTKNNIASCLNAMGKYNEALEIYYSVDKIQTEILGINHPDTMRTKNNIAICLNNKEKQQTSCLII, from the exons ATGGAACCAAATCAAGAAGATaaaattagcttttttaaag AAGTTCAACCgttttcagaaaatttattttcacgcGAAAAACTACTTCGTGAAATTCGACATTTTTTACATGGAGCAAACAAGTcaactttaatattatatggAATGTCCGGTGTTGGGAAGACTCAAATTGCAAGAAAGTATTGCGAAATTTAtcataacttttacaaaaactttgtttGGATAGACGCAGCATTTGGAATGTTACAAACCTCAATGATAAACCAATGTCAAATATTAGGATTCGATGTTCATGACTCAAAAGGTggttatttgaatataaaagtgATCGTTGAAAAAATTCACaaccattataaaaatgaaaaaacattgtatatttttgacaatgttGATGCTGAAAGTGTTAAAAACCTGACCATGTATATTTCAAGAAAACCAGATTCATTTACGTTGATAACCTCCCAATGGAGAGCGTGGTCGAATAACGTAAACAAAATGCTAGTTGATGTTTTTACTTCAGAAGAAGCATTcgcttatgtaaaaaataatattaaagaaaacgCCGATGAAAATATAAGAAACCTAATTAAAGAACTTGGTTATCATCCGTTCGCTATTACTCaggcaataaaatatataaatattcatagAATTTCGATAGAAAAATACGTAGATCGATATAGATCGAAACCAGAAATATTAGACAATAACTTTCCAACCGAAGAAGAACCAAAGTCTGCAATAAAAGCAAttaacttagttttaataaaattagaaaaaagtaaaccttttccatttaaaatattacactGTTTATCTCATTGCGACTATCAAAACATAAGTAAACAGTTTATAATccaaatttcaaaacaaatggaAATAAACGAAGAATATGTAATAGATGAAGCCGTTGGGTTACTAATGAGTTATTCTTTACTAAactttgatgataaaaaatattcaatgcaCGAACTGACACAGCTGACGTGTAGATGTTTTCAAAATAGAAATTCAACTACAAATAGGTATCttagtttaattgaaaatttatttatatttgatttgaatGAAGTAAAAGATCACGCGGATTACGGAAACTATTTCGTTTTCCATTTTATCTGTATGTTTCGCACTaacgaaataaaaatttcaaaaacattctaTAATATGACgacatctattaaaaaattattagtatcaaAAGGTTTATTTGAAGAAGCAATCGAAATACTAAAAAGTATTCAAAGTTTTAATACAGAAACTTAtggcaaaaataataaatttacgcttgatacaaaacataatatcgcactCTGTTTGTacgatatgggaaaatataacgaagctttagaaatttattattctgttgataaaatacgaactgaaattttaggtatcaaccatccacatacaatgtcaacaaaaaataatatcgcaatctgtttgtacgatatgggaaaatataacgaagctttagaaatttattattatgttgataaaataaaaactgaaattttaggtatcaaccatccaaaTACAATgtcaacaaaacataatatcgcaatctgtttgtacgctatgggaaaatataacgaagctttagaaatttattattctgttgataaaatagaaactgaaattttaggtatcaaccatccaaaTACAATgtcaacaaaacataatatcgcactCTGTTTGAacgatatgggaaaatataacgaagctttagaaatttattattctgttgataaaatagaaactgaaattttaggtatcaaccatccagatacaatgtcaacaaaacataatatcgcaatctgtttgtacgctatgggaaaatataacgaagctttagaaatttattattctgttgataaaatacgaactgaaattttaggtatcaaccatccacaTACAATgtcaacaaaacataatatcgcaagctgtttggacgctatgggaaaatataacgaagctttagaaatttattattatgttgataaaataaaaactgaaattttaggtatcaaccatccagatacaatgttaacaaaaaataatatcgcaaactgtttgaacgctatgggaaaatataacgaagctttagaaattcattattctgttgataaaataagaactgaaattttaggtatcaaccatccaaaTACAatgagaacaaaaaataatatcgcaagctgtttgaacgctatgggaaaatataacgaagctttagaaatttattattctgttgataaaatacaaactgaaattttaggtatcaaccatccagatacaatgagaacaaaaaataatatcgcaatctgtttgaataataaagaaaaacagcaaacaagttgtttaattatttga